The stretch of DNA TCCTCCTCTCTGAAATTATCTGCTACCACGGCCATACTTTCCCCCTATgtgcaataataaaattgcTTGAGTTTTCTTCTCTCGCCTGATTAGTTGCTATAATTACAGAggctatttttgtttattcagcCAGAATTTGGGGGTCAACAAAAATTAGGGAGGGCGGGAATGTGAACCCagcaacatgaaaaaaaaaaatggacatCTGATTAGTAATAACATGACCTTCGATGGGAATCGGAAAAGAGGAACGAGCGTTTAAAATTGCGCGTTAGGAGCGGTTGACCAGTTTGTCCAGCACGCGGATGCCACGCTCATTGTACTCTTCCCTCGACATCCAGAAAGATTCTTTGTCTTTCATGACATCGGCCAATACGGCACCACCAATGAAAACCATGTCTTTACGGCGAGGAGGATCTTCAATacgaattttgaatttctgcGTGCCAAGAAAAGAGTAGTAAGTAAAATGTACGTCTAGAACACAAAATTTCATCGTTGTACCGTAAGTTTCTCCGTGTCGCCTTTAAGAACTCGTTCAAGGTACAGCTGTTTGATTTCCCGTTCGAGCCTAGACGGAAGTCCGGGATACATGGTTGAACCGCCTGAAAGGACGATGTGTTTGTATAGCGACGGGCGGACATCGATGTCGGCCGCTTGGATAGTCGAGAAGACTAGCTCGGCGATTCCTGACCCTTCAACGTTGATCAAGTGAGGCTGGAAAAGCGCTTCAGGGGCTTCGAACCGTTCACCACCCACTTTGATGACGCGCCCATCTGGAAGCTTTTTtagaaatcgaattttttggtttttaaatatGCCATGGCCACAGCGACTCGAAGgtagaataaagggaaacttACTGTGTATGATTCGACTAAAACGGTTGTTTCGAGAGCCAGTTTTTGTTCCGTTTCAATGTTATAGCCAATATaacaaagtttttctttcaactggCGAACAGTTTCAAAGTCTGCCGTATGATTGAATGCGTAGCCTCTCAGCAGCAAGAGCTATAAAGAGGAATATTACTGAATTCATGCCAAACTATTGCGGGATGGATCATTGATTCTACCTTGATGAGATATCGGGTAATATCTCTTCCGGCAATGTCAAGACGTCTGGTTAAGTGAGGCATTGCAAACCCTTCGTACACAGGACAAATGTGAGTGACACCGTCTCCAGAATCGACAACAACTCCCGTCAGCAGACCCTGTGCGTAAAGTGTTAGAACTGCTTGGATGGCCACGTAGGTTCCGGCAAATCCATATTTTTCGAACATGACCTGTAACAAACGGCACAAAGATTCGAATTTTTACACACCcatttccaccaccaccattgaAACATGGTGacaattaaaaacatttacctCAATCATTTTCTCGCGATTCTTCAAAGGGTTCATCGGAGGCTCTGTTAGCAAGACCTTACATTGGTGAGGGTCAATGTTCATTTTCTCAGGGCCAAAAGTGTAATCCCACACATGACACATGTCTTCCCAATTCCTAAGGAACACAAACAAGCAGATTTATAAACACCAGttcaaatttaataaatgtATCGATATATACCTAACGATTCCGTTTTCCATAGGGTAGTTCACTTCAAGCATTGAGCGAAGTTTACTCGCGTCATCTCCGACCATTAAATCCTGTTGATAAAAGTCTTCATTAATttagattcaattaaaaagaacACTAAGTTACATGCAACTAAACATCAATGCAAAATTCCAACAAACAATATCACACCATAAAGTGCTCAATACTTACAGATATGTGAGCAAATCCCTGATTGAAAGGCAAGCAATTAAGCCAAAATCATGATTCAGTTCattagaaaataacaaaacctttttttacaatcaaaatcaaaactcCACAAAGACATTCATGTTATAGGACGGCACAAGTTGGTTTTTTACTATCACTGTTATGACTTTATAGGTTTTTAAACTATATCTGTGTTATAAGAACATGacacagatttttttaaatgcaaaacATGTGAGATTCCCTCTGTACTTATCCTTGGAATGTCACCTTAATTTGATAACCCTAGAAAGTTTTGTGTGATGTCGAAACCATGGAAATGGACAGTAAGATCGAAACtgcttgaaagaaaagaattttatcaTACCTTCACTTCGATGTCACCAATTTTGTTGGCAGCGCGAATGATAGGTCGTCCAACCAAAGATGGGAAGATATGTGCTGGAAAGTTTGATCCTGCATATCCAACTTTGACAAACTATCCAACATTGATAAAGGTGAGTTGCTAGTTTGCTACATGGCCGGCAAAACaacattaataaatatttcaaaagaaaaaaataactcacCCCTGTTCCATTATCACAAACTAATACTTTTCTTCCTTGACTATCCATCTCAAAGTTTGTTAATAGTTGATTTTATATTGATAATCTCAATTCGTGAACAATACGACACACAATTTGACAGCGCCCTAAAACCAAAACTACTTCCCGTCGGAGCCAGACGATAGCAGCTCATGGGGGTTGGGAGTTGCCACGGCAACCGATTGCTTAACATCATTGGTTAATCCAGCTGGTTAATCAGTTAACTCTGGTTTTAAATGACTATCTCGAATCgttataaaatatttgagataaagtttcttaaaaaaaattttgaaattgtaaagtatagattttaaattaatttgtgaACTACATTATTTTGATGCAATGATTTATCTGAAGAATTTTGGCAACGCCGTTAATCaaccgggaaattcaaaatgttcaataacagacaaaaaagaattaaataaattaaacgaaTGAATTGTATATGCATACTAAAGTCAAATACTCTTACCAACACTGAATATTATCCATTGAAGCATGCAACACTAGAACATCTTCTTTAAAGAACATGAAACCAAACTGGCCAAAATCATAGGAAGGCTGAGGAAACTAAATTGAGTAAATTCCTTGGCAAAGCAAGAACTTGATGAtgcattcaaatttaaaaaggatatttcaaagattttttgcCATTCTTTTATTCCAAGCCTGTTCATGCTGTACACATGTTGTACATtaccaaattttcaaaatttttcatgTTATCAAATCAGATCACAAAACAGCCTTtactgaaaaatatttaggtAGCAATTCTTGATATACTTTTAGATCTTTATCTAAAAACACACAGAATATCACTCTTTCCAATGTTGATTCATCACTTTcaagaaattttcttgttgttaaCAATGCTACTGCAGCTGCATCTCTATTGGGGTAACCATAAACCCCAGTTGAAATGCAGGGAAATacctaattaaaattttgaagatgaagaaatggaATCCCTAAAAGGTACTAGAATGTAAAATCATGACTTACTATTGTTtttagttcatttttattcgcAAGTTTAAGACTATTAGAATAACAATCAGACAGCAAGTTAGAGTCTTGGTCCATAGGTCCAACAGTCTGAATCACATCTGGAAACATAAATACTGTATAGAAACAGGATATCATTCATACTTTTTCTAGAGAAAAATTTACACTTTGCAGGTAGTTTGTATCCTCCTGTCAGTTTAGCATCCCCTGTTTGACAACCACCTTTGATAGATTGACATTCTTCAAGAAGATAAGGACCAGCTGCTTTATGAATTGCTCCATCAACTGTTGAGGTAACACAAAACATTGATaaacaatttagaaattttcaatattctttattaaatttcacctccaccaccaccagccaaCCTGCTATTGGCTGCATTGACAATCGCTCCAACTTCTAGTTGAGTTATATCCCCTTTCCAAAGAGAAACTTTAGaattgattgataaattgGGTTTTAAATCAGTATTGTTTCCATCTGATGTAGAATggggaatttcttttgatgtctCTTCCCAAGTTGGAATCTCTTTCACTGAAACACAATGTTGATTTCGAGTTGCAGTGCTTTTTTCAAAGTACTCTGTAAAGAATGTAATTACATGATAAAGCAACCACAGCCTTCTTCAAATTCTAATTATACCTTTGGCTTCCtgccaatttttgaattctttcgccataatggaaattgatttattgaaatatcCCTTCGgtattaaatatttaccaaTCGTTTGAATGAAATACATACACTACGTTGTTATGTACGAAGCGATTTTCAGGCGATTTTTAGGTGTGTGTTAGTCAGCTGTTAGTACTGATCGGCTAGTCGGCTGCTGGTGATTGCCTAAATCTAAAGGTAAACAATTGCAAATCgtcataatttattttaaattacattaaTATATAGATTATGTAATTCATTGATAATTCAAAGTTTTAATATGTAAAgtatttggaaaattttcatGTTGCATCTGGTATGTtccttaaaatatttcctttccgttttctttgagTGTTTAGGGATTTATTGGTAAGCGGCTATCCTGCCATTTTCGTGAATGAGAAAAGTAGACTGAGTGTAGACGACGGAAGACATTTTGGATTGCATCTGTGAGCAACTTGCATAGGTAAATATATTTTACTGTGCGTCTCCTTTCTTGTTAAACTTTGTATTGCATTACCGATTAATTTGTTGTGAGATCTGTTTGTAGTTTCCAAATATTTGTGAAGGCTAAATGATCTATACTCTCAGGTCATCAACATGTTTGCGACTCGAACCCGGCTAGCTGTTCGTCAAGGAACAGTCCTGCAGAGGCAGTTTGGAATATCTGCAGTTGTTGCTAATAAAGCAGTTGATCCCATTCAGAAACTCTTTTTGGACAAACTGAATGAGTACAAAGTCAAGAGCAAGTATGTATTAGATTTTATCATTTCTGTTACCATCTGTTAATTATTGGTGTTCTTTAGAGCTGCCGGAGGAAAATTGGTCGACCCATCTCCTGCTATCCAGAAAGATATTGCAACTGAGCTGGACAGAGTTCGCCGTGTTTATGGTGGAGCTGATGGAGCCGATATGACCAAGTTCCCCACTTTCAACTTCCCTGAACCCAAAGTTGATCCCATTAATTCTTAAACACTGAGAAAAATATAGTAGTGGTAAGACATTAAGATTGCTATGGATCTTCAATTCTTCATTGAAGACTCAggtgtaaataaataattagaaaaccAATTCAACTACATTGGTATAGCGCCAGTTTGTCAatgtatttttgaaaattcagtcacatttgaatttttacacATGCCAAGGAAGTTTCTAATTTAAAACTATCTATTGCAGGGGTGATACTTTATGAGGCACTAAGATTTTGGAATATCCATTTGCAATCTGCTGCCAATCTTTGcctgtaaaaaaaactggaattaATAATGGCTATCAATTGAAACTTAGACCGTAATTACTTTTCATTTGTTGAAACACTAAATTAGTTGCTGCTGAGAGTGTGGGGTGTTTCCAAAGCAGAACTGAAGTATTTAAATTCCCGTGTAGTGTTTGGAATGCGCCGATGAGAAGATTGCCACTATTTTGCTCAATTAAAGTTGGActtttttccagttgatttGGAGTGATAGGAAACGTCTGCAGTTGATACACGCCCTTTTCCACCGAGTTGCTCAGTGTGATTCCAGGTATGACTGAAACTACGGAATTTTGCTGGCCACTCATCCAAGGcaaaattttgccaaaatagCGTTGTATCCATTCGCTGTTTCCAGCTAAGCTTGCTCGTACTTGTGCGCGATGCTCTAAACTATCTGCAGAGTGCAAGGTAAATTTATCTTGCTAGTTAATGCACTCACCCAAAAATTACTTGAGCTCATTAATTAGCTCTGATCCGAACTAGAAAGTAGGAACAGctgttgaaaattttgtttaccgtATTCCCATATGTGTACTACTTCGTTAAGTCCGCCTAACTCACTTGTCCAATATCCAATCAGTTTGGACTGAGAAGTTCTCAGATGAAATTCTTCTGAAgtcaaattaagaaaatctTTAACATTTTGTGGCCATATTGCATAGGTTCGTAGTTCGTAGATTTTCGTTGGTGTAACCACATGTTGATTATGCTGGTATCGTCGACCTTGGGGCGCACATATCAACCGACGCAGAATATTCTGGTTCCTCGCCCTTGTCTGTGTAACAAGGTAACAAATTTAGATAGTTCGTCTGTGTTATAACAACATGGCATAAAGTATGCTGATTCGAAGTATttgcaaattgaaaatattcagTAGTTCACAATTAATTAATAAGAAACCATTGGATTTATTAGAATGCAGCTCACCCAAGTTTGTTCAACATACATACCAACATATTTCCAGCGCAAGTTCTCTGAGAGTAAACAAATGTGCGTTTTATCTCGGACGAAAGTCCAcacagaaatgaaacaaaaataggtTAGCAACTCCCGCGGGGCATTTAGAAACTTGTTTCCTTGGATTTACAGATTCAGACGAGTGGCCGTCtacacttcttttttcagttACTTGAAACTCCATGAATGAATGATTATATGCACGGACATTTTCAAATCCTATCAATGAGTTGGCAGCGTTCAAGCAGTATTATACTTAAAGCATTTCTAAGCTTGTGCTTGCGCACATATAGAGTAATACAGTACAGGCAGCAATAAATCTATGTTGAGTATTCACCtcgggaaaaaatgaagagttTTTAACATATTCTTTTCCCGAACTTGAACTACTCCTTACTCGAAGGTCCCCCCTGTTGGCAACGCATTGAAGCACAATTGTTTGAATCTGAGCGATATCGGGCGCTTTATTGCCATTTGCCATTACAGTGTAAAGTAAAACGTTTAACAGATAAGAATAACAgatatagaaaatattttctacttCTATATCTCTTATTGAAGCTAGAGCTAGAGTCCATTGCAAATTCAAAGTAAGTTGTGCCTTGTGtgtttttaacattaaaattcGTGATGTTAGTCCTAATATTTTAGAAACTACCAactatatacagtatatatatatttcaaattttgcagattaaaaaaaagcgctgttttttaatagtgtattagaCGAATTTGATGAATAACGatttattatgtttttaaataatggcattaaaatttagttctttTATCTTCTAAAAGCCAGTAATACCAAATCAAGGAATGATTgttaaaaaactaataaaattcgTTTCAAATAGAGATAAGTCCCCTCCCCTActtctcagaaaaagaaaaatgcactCATTActaatttaaaaacttttttttatgtttttttttttttaatataagcATGACAAATTCGGTTACTTTGTATCTGCACTTACAGAATCGTTGCTTATTACAGTTTTAACTGTATATAGGCTCTACTTTTCGCTCATTTTTCGTTAACAAATCCTTTATGATCGTTGAGTAAAACAGTTTTGAAAATGCTATTTAGTTCCGCTACCAGTGTTTCATAGCGGTATGCAACGCGTATGTCAGGGACGTTCGTCCTGAAAATGTCATTACCGGCCACACCTTCGCGTGTATAGTTGGGGCCTAGCCAATGTTGTTTCACCTGTTATTTAACACAGCTATTTTaccttcaaaataaaaaaaaatattttgaaaggTAATTTACTTTATGAGGGTAGCCACTCATTCGAACGGAATTATGAGCCAATTCACACATGTCGCACGGGCTAAGTTTCCACACTTGAGCTGCAATGCTGTATTCTTCCATTAAAGGTTCctaaagatttttcaaaatatagaAACACATAAAGAAACTCTATGTAAAATTTTAACAGATAGCTACAGGGAAATAAGAATAAGTAACTGAATTCTTAATTTATGAGAAGTATTTATGTTAGAAATTCATAACTGTTCATCCATACTTTggtgaaatgaaattgaagcGGATCATCTGTCGAAAGAGAAATGCACATTCCTCGGGCCAGAAACTCGGGAAGTGGATTGCGAtgataattcaaaaaaagagaattattGCTCAATGGAGACATTGCTATTCCGATCTGGCACAAGTAGTATAAATACTGCAACACTGGGACCTGTCACCACACCAAGCAGATTCACATATTAATCGATGATGCAGTACAAACGAGTAGAGTTAACAAGAATTCACCTTTCTCAATAGCAAACCATGAGAAATATTTTCAGCGAGAAGGAAACCACAAATCAAATGTTGAACTGGCCCTGCTTCGCCGCAATGAGGTCTGAAGACGAAAGTGTTCATTCCTCGTGACctgataaattgttttatcGTGGTGCATTACAATGACATGTTTAATTTTGGATGAAACTCATTGCTTACTTTCGAAATTGGTTTAAAACACACATATTGGCGTAAACGTAGTAGACGTAATAAGCGTAAGgaggattttcttcttccgtccacTCTTCCGGTGTTGGAACTTCTCTATCGAACACCGGATGTTCAGGTTTACTTTCATCGTCAACAGAATCAAAACCCACCAACTGTTCAATTAACAACAATTaggttaattaaaataatttaaaaaaaatgcgataGCAAAAGATCCTATGCAGTGGGAGCCATCTCTGGTGGGAGCAAAGAAAATAACAGTTTACCTGTTTAAGAAAACAATGTAACTCGGGATGCGCTTCTGGATTGTTGGTTGCTTCGAATAAAGGAAGAAATAGATTGTCGATCAGTTGTTGAAAGTTGCTAATCAGCTTGTTTGATCTATAAATATCACTGCAAAGTAGAAATGTATAGGTAAAATACTTTTTGTAAACTCCCTTTCATTTACAGTAAAgcttaaaacatttcaaattttgtataaaGGTTCGTGACTTAATAATACtactaagaataaaaaaataaataaatgaattacgTGGTGAACTAGAGTATATAGTATTATTGCGCCAGAGAGGTGGTCTTCGCAGGTCTCTAGAACTAACATAATCTATCAAATTTAACAGTATGCATCGAATAGTGATGAAATGAGATACCAAAACAATATTCCGCCTTCGTGAGAAACCGTGAGATAACTGTTCTTCAAATGtatttaatataataatgCTATTAAAGTAGAATTTACTTACTATAAACGCGGCATTTGAACCAGCCAGCGGATATTGTCCGAATAAACTTGAAAGTTGTGAGCCCACTTGGCCAATTTCTCCCACTCATCCCTGGATTTTCCATAGACAGATAGTCGCAACTCGGCATTTTGATATTTACTCTCCTCCAAGTCTGCGGCTACCTCCTGGATTTCAAACAACAAAGTCGGTAGGATCAGCGGCaacttattttattgttttagtTCTTAATTGTACTTTAATAATTTCTGCAAAATATTTCCCTCCCACGTAGTTATCGGTTTTAAGAAATACTTCGCGTAAACGACTTTCTCCTATAGGATTATATTTCGCATTGAACTTATCGAATCGATGGAAGGTATTGCGAtcctaaaacaaaagaaagatgcttgaaaaacagaaaaaaagaactgtaCACGTTTAACTGTATGTGTGGATATGCACGTACCGCGTGAACGTCAAGCATGTCGACTGTCAAATCATAAGCGGAGAGATTCATTTCTTCGAACACTTGATTCAATGTCAACTCCTGGCCTTTTTTGTTCAGACAAACAACTTCGTTGCCGCTGtccctcatcttcttcttaatGAAGCGcaataaatgtttttggttCATACACGAAGCTGCGTGAATGTGAGTGTCCaccttcgaaaaaaaaaagtagatgaACTTTGATTAGACCTTCTTTATCGATTATATGATTAAACCGAATTATTACTTTTCGGATGTTGTAGAAATCTCGATGCGGGACGCACTTTTGGAGAGCTAACTCTTGCATTTCGTTTAAAAGAACGTGAAGTTGGTATTTGGCTGAGAGATACGTAAGTCGGCGATAGCAGAATGATTTCCTTGAAAGTGAACAAATcagagaaaaatttgtaaaacctTAAAGTAAACTATTAAGataatcaattgaattacaaTGGCCCATTTGATATCATGTTGCACATTTTGTGAACGTCGTCAATGTACTTCTTGAACACCGGGTAGGAGAAATTCAGACTTTCACCATTATCGGCTGCCTCTTGACTTTCGTAAACTTGAAATACACCATCCAAGGCCTTAATGACGCAGTTTGCCGATTCAGGAATTTCGCCGTCGTTGTGCGATGACAAGACGTGAGGCGGAGGGTGAATTGGGTGATCTAACGTGGTAAAACCAAAGTTAAACAAGTTGAAATATACTTGAAAAAGACATAGGATCGCTTTCAAGgatgcttttttttctaaaacaaaaatacatacATTGCCTTTTTTACTGTCAAACTTTCAGTGACGAAGATGAACTACGGCAAACATTAAACCAGTAAAGACTATATAATAGATTGAGCCTGTCTACATTTATTATATGTAGACTAGGACTCAactttaaatatataaaatattttcttgacaATAAATTAGGCATTTGTTCTACGAGGCAAGAACACGTTATCACAGAACAGCCCTCAACATTCACAGAGATCCTTCGAGCTTTGGCATTGGGGTAGTATGTCGTTGTCATACGTTCTTGCTCAATTCTTCGACTGAAACATGAAAGGTAAAATCTCTATGTGTGCTGTGAGTGGAAATCGAATCAGAAAGGTAGAAGTATTAATTATAGATCTATGTTAGCCCAAACTCCACTTCGGTACCGAATTGTCGGtataagggaaaaaagagaaagatttgcAGACTCTGCTGGTAGAGAAGGATGGAGTAGGTCTTAATATGATAAGAGCATGTAAGGGACAAGGTGGGAAAACACACGAACAAGACGAGCACAGAATAATCACACATTTGCTCATGGACCTTTGATACCTGGCTtttcagccatttggtattgcAAACTTGGGACTTCCATATCAAAGTGATTTGCGGCCTGGCCTCCACCTTTTGGACAATAATCGAATGGTCAGGCAACATAAATTGATGTAAAATAAACCAATTATATCGTCGAGTGTTTGTATCGCATCTCGGAAACACCAGCCATTTTCATTTACCTCAGCTGGGAAACCATATCTGATTTTACCAGCGTTTCTTCGCTATATCATGCGTTCGGAGGCATACGGCTGGTATAggaaattttcgaattttcttgtttgtcaaTTTCCATCTacaatgtttttgtttcacttcAACATAGAAACGACATTTACCTTCTacggtctttttttcttcgtggaCCGTTTCCACATCTGCAATGCCGTTCCGTTCGTTGGTTTGAAGGAAACGGGCTGTGGTCGAAGGGAAGGAGTGCGCAGCCGGGCGGCAATAATCTCTGCGGAGTGTCAGCGATTTAATCAGCAGTTCAGAGGCGTCCAACAAATCTTCATAGGGAAcctttcaacaacaaaattaccaATTAATAAGTCTCCAGTcatgaattaaattaattgaaaaggACCGAAACTCAGACCAATGAAAGCTAATGGAACCAGTATCCGAAAATCCAATATCAGTAGCCGCCAGTGTCATTATTAGCAATGGACAACTGAAATCGGAGCTAGGTTAGACTAACTGTGCGCCACACCAAAACATGTCATCTACTAGCACAGTAATACCCTACACAACAAAAGGGGCCAATCATCACTGAATTGAAGGTAAGGCCAAGTTTACCTCCAAGTTGACTCTAAGCAGCGAACGCCACAATTCCTGATGATAGATTACAAACACAACTCGACTTTAAATTTCAATAGataacacaaataataaatgtataaaaacTTCGCTCTatcgcttttttttaatagtatCAACATCCGTCTGTATCTATTCTTTCAGTATCCGATTCGAAAGGTTTAATAGCGGAATCGATTGAtactacagttttttttttcggcgaTCCATTGCCAATTGTGACATGCAACTAAAAACTAGCcgatgaataataaaaagaactcAGCTTACTCCTCCTGTGTCCTCATCTCCTGTAATGGAGACTCGTTGGAAGAGTGGCGTGTAGTCTTGTTCAACAGTGGGTAAACCAGTAGCGGCTGCCTGAGACGAATCGATTTCGATTCCAGGTTCGTGAGAAGTTGTTAGATGCGGAACTAATTCTGGTGGGAATCTAatggaattaaattaaaaacaaa from Daphnia pulex isolate KAP4 chromosome 4, ASM2113471v1 encodes:
- the LOC124192651 gene encoding actin-related protein 2, yielding MDSQGRKVLVCDNGTGFVKVGYAGSNFPAHIFPSLVGRPIIRAANKIGDIEVKDLMVGDDASKLRSMLEVNYPMENGIVRNWEDMCHVWDYTFGPEKMNIDPHQCKVLLTEPPMNPLKNREKMIEVMFEKYGFAGTYVAIQAVLTLYAQGLLTGVVVDSGDGVTHICPVYEGFAMPHLTRRLDIAGRDITRYLIKLLLLRGYAFNHTADFETVRQLKEKLCYIGYNIETEQKLALETTVLVESYTLPDGRVIKVGGERFEAPEALFQPHLINVEGSGIAELVFSTIQAADIDVRPSLYKHIVLSGGSTMYPGLPSRLEREIKQLYLERVLKGDTEKLTKFKIRIEDPPRRKDMVFIGGAVLADVMKDKESFWMSREEYNERGIRVLDKLVNRS
- the LOC124192655 gene encoding macro domain-containing protein CT2219-like isoform X3 is translated as MRGKNEAKAKYFEKSTATRNQHCVSVKEIPTWEETSKEIPHSTSDGNNTDLKPNLSINSKVSLWKGDITQLEVGAIVNAANSRLAGGGGVDGAIHKAAGPYLLEECQSIKGGCQTGDAKLTGGYKLPAKYVIQTVGPMDQDSNLLSDCYSNSLKLANKNELKTIVFPCISTGVYGYPNRDAAAVALLTTRKFLESDESTLERVIFCVFLDKDLKVYQELLPKYFSVKAVL
- the LOC124192655 gene encoding macro domain-containing protein CT2219-like isoform X2 yields the protein MYFIQTIGKYLIPKGYFNKSISIMAKEFKNWQEAKEYFEKSTATRNQHCVSVKEIPTWEETSKEIPHSTSDGNNTDLKPNLSINSKVSLWKGDITQLEVGAIVNAANSRLAGGGGVDGAIHKAAGPYLLEECQSIKGGCQTGDAKLTGGYKLPAKYVIQTVGPMDQDSNLLSDCYSNSLKLANKNELKTIVFPCISTGVYGYPNRDAAAVALLTTRKFLESDESTLERVIFCVFLDKDLKVYQELLPKYFSVKAVL
- the LOC124192655 gene encoding macro domain-containing protein CT2219-like isoform X1, translating into MYFIQTIGKYLIPKGYFNKSISIMAKEFKNWQEAKGKYFEKSTATRNQHCVSVKEIPTWEETSKEIPHSTSDGNNTDLKPNLSINSKVSLWKGDITQLEVGAIVNAANSRLAGGGGVDGAIHKAAGPYLLEECQSIKGGCQTGDAKLTGGYKLPAKYVIQTVGPMDQDSNLLSDCYSNSLKLANKNELKTIVFPCISTGVYGYPNRDAAAVALLTTRKFLESDESTLERVIFCVFLDKDLKVYQELLPKYFSVKAVL
- the LOC124192656 gene encoding ATP synthase-coupling factor 6, mitochondrial-like → MFATRTRLAVRQGTVLQRQFGISAVVANKAVDPIQKLFLDKLNEYKVKSKAAGGKLVDPSPAIQKDIATELDRVRRVYGGADGADMTKFPTFNFPEPKVDPINS